One Drosophila subobscura isolate 14011-0131.10 chromosome U, UCBerk_Dsub_1.0, whole genome shotgun sequence DNA window includes the following coding sequences:
- the LOC117902521 gene encoding uncharacterized protein LOC117902521, producing the protein MISSKIQLPWLSNKVPLGHLILTVLIGLVVFFGLAKLVSVPLRIDSFDSFRYYNLQEEDGP; encoded by the exons ATGATATCATCTAAAATTCAGCTACCTTGGCTGTCCAACAAAG TTCCCCTGGGACATCTGATTTTGACAGTTCTGATTGGTCTGGTGGTATTCTTTGGACTAGCAAAACTAGTGTCCGTTCCGCTGCGCATCGATAGCTTTGATAGCTTCAGATACTACAACCTCCAAGAGGAGGATGGACCCTGA